A section of the Pseudomonadota bacterium genome encodes:
- a CDS encoding peptide ABC transporter substrate-binding protein, protein MRRIIILLGLLVLLWMGWRLVDDSAPDEGAGDVDAAAVLHRGNGPEPESLDPQIARSDSSGAILRDLFEGLTRLGPDGKVIAGAAASWDVSADGRTYTFHLRPAARWSNGDPLSAHDYVFSMRRLVDPETAAAFAFFLSPVINASEIIAGDRPAADLGVIALDEHTLEIRLRAPTPYLPGVLTHPANFPVHRSSLGRHGRGFTRPGNLVSNGAYVLAEAVIGSHYSMEKNRHYWDAENTAIAKVVYHQIANQNAELARFRAGELDITYTVPNNQFALAAKNYPDQLKVSPQLTTYYYGFNLRRAPFAGQRGLRRALSMVVDRKLLAGSILTAGQIPATGWVPPGVANYTAVEPEWAGWTMTRRLTEARRLYRAAGFSAANPLKIEIRYNSADIHRNIAVAIASIWRETLGVQASQLNVEFQVLLQDMRNGKADVFRSSWIADYDDAFTFLEIMRTGAAANFVGYANPDYDDLLGRAAATPDADQRRALLRQAEAIMLDDQPLMPIYFYVNKRMVASRVKGWQNNSLNIHYSQDLSLAGADGAD, encoded by the coding sequence ATGCGAAGAATCATAATTTTGCTCGGCCTGCTGGTGCTGCTCTGGATGGGTTGGCGGCTAGTCGATGACTCTGCGCCGGACGAGGGCGCTGGCGACGTGGACGCGGCGGCCGTGTTGCACCGGGGCAACGGCCCCGAGCCGGAATCCCTGGACCCGCAAATTGCCCGCAGCGATTCGTCCGGGGCGATACTGAGGGACCTTTTCGAAGGGCTGACCCGGCTGGGCCCGGATGGCAAGGTGATTGCCGGTGCCGCGGCGAGCTGGGATGTATCCGCCGATGGCAGGACCTACACATTCCATCTCAGGCCCGCAGCACGCTGGTCGAACGGCGATCCACTGAGCGCCCACGACTATGTTTTTTCCATGCGCCGACTGGTTGACCCGGAGACCGCGGCCGCGTTCGCATTCTTTTTAAGCCCGGTCATCAACGCGTCGGAAATTATTGCCGGTGACAGACCCGCCGCCGATCTTGGGGTTATCGCGCTCGATGAGCACACGCTGGAAATACGCCTCCGGGCCCCGACCCCCTATCTGCCGGGGGTGCTGACGCACCCGGCAAATTTCCCGGTACACCGGTCATCGCTGGGCAGGCATGGCCGAGGATTTACCCGGCCGGGAAATCTTGTTTCCAACGGTGCGTATGTTCTTGCCGAGGCCGTGATTGGTTCGCATTACTCGATGGAAAAAAACCGGCATTACTGGGACGCTGAAAATACCGCTATCGCGAAGGTCGTGTACCACCAGATCGCCAATCAGAACGCGGAGCTGGCCCGGTTTCGCGCCGGCGAACTCGATATTACTTATACAGTGCCCAATAACCAGTTCGCGCTGGCCGCGAAAAACTATCCGGACCAACTCAAGGTTTCGCCGCAACTGACGACTTATTATTACGGCTTCAATCTGCGGCGTGCGCCGTTTGCGGGACAGCGCGGGCTGCGCCGCGCGCTGTCCATGGTCGTCGATCGCAAGCTGCTTGCGGGCAGTATCCTGACCGCCGGTCAGATTCCGGCGACCGGCTGGGTGCCGCCGGGCGTCGCCAACTACACCGCGGTCGAGCCCGAATGGGCCGGCTGGACGATGACGCGAAGACTGACGGAGGCGCGGCGGCTGTATCGCGCAGCCGGTTTCAGCGCAGCCAACCCGCTGAAGATCGAGATCCGCTACAACAGCGCCGATATTCATCGCAACATCGCGGTGGCAATCGCCAGCATCTGGCGCGAAACCCTGGGCGTGCAGGCCAGCCAGCTCAACGTGGAGTTCCAGGTCCTGTTGCAGGACATGCGTAATGGGAAGGCCGATGTTTTCCGCAGCAGTTGGATCGCCGATTACGATGACGCCTTTACCTTTCTTGAGATAATGCGCACCGGTGCGGCGGCAAATTTCGTCGGCTATGCCAATCCCGATTACGACGACTTGCTGGGGCGCGCCGCAGCGACGCCGGATGCCGATCAGCGGCGCGCTTTGCTGCGGCAGGCGGAGGCCATCATGCTGGACGACCAGCCATTGATGCCGATCTATTTTTACGTCAACAAGCGCATGGTTGCGTCGCGGGTCAAAGGCTGGCAAAACAACAGCCTGAACATCCATTACAGTCAGGACTTGTCGCTGGCCGGCGCGGACGGGGCGGATTGA
- the mnmG gene encoding tRNA uridine-5-carboxymethylaminomethyl(34) synthesis enzyme MnmG: MKHPEQYDVIVVGGGHAGTEAALAAARMGARTLLLTQNIETVGQMSCNPAIGGIGKGHLTKEVDALGGAMARAADLAGIQFRTLNASKGPAVRATRAQADRVLYRQAIRSIVENQPGLSLFQQTVDDLIVENERITGVVTGMGLSFAAQAVVLTVGTFLGGLIHVGERQHRGGRAGDPSACRLAARLRELPFRVGRLKTGTPPRLDGRSIDYRELAEQPGDDPAPVFSFLGRREEHPRQVSCHITGTNEQTHDIIRQALHRSPMYTGAIDGVGPRYCPSIEDKIVRFADKASHQIFIEPEGLNTHEVYPNGISTSLPFDVQLSFLRSIRGFENVHVTRPGYAIEYDYFDPRDLRSSLETKFIAGLFFAGQINGTTGYEEAAAQGILAGINAVLKIRGEPAWCPQRHEAYIGVLVDDLISRGTSEPYRMFTSRAEHRLLLREDNADLRLTPAGRRLGVVDDRRWQVFERKSQAIETEQARLAKIVIQPGDIPPGLAEEIGGVPGRDIKALDLLRRPQVAYHHLARIEVVGEPGHEDPWLWSQVRDQVAIQASYSGYIERQEAEIRRLKRKANAVLPGDLDYRTVSGLSAEVTQKLTAARPPTIGQAARISGVTPAALSLLLVHLKKREYQRSA, translated from the coding sequence ATGAAGCACCCGGAACAATACGACGTCATTGTCGTCGGCGGCGGTCACGCCGGTACCGAGGCAGCGCTGGCTGCCGCGCGTATGGGTGCGCGCACCTTACTTTTGACGCAGAACATCGAGACCGTCGGTCAGATGAGCTGCAACCCTGCGATCGGCGGCATCGGCAAGGGACACCTGACCAAAGAAGTCGATGCACTGGGCGGCGCGATGGCGCGGGCGGCCGATCTCGCCGGCATCCAGTTTCGCACGCTGAATGCCAGCAAGGGCCCGGCGGTACGGGCGACGCGTGCGCAGGCGGATCGTGTGCTTTACCGGCAGGCCATCCGTTCGATCGTCGAAAACCAACCCGGGTTGAGCCTGTTTCAGCAGACGGTCGACGACCTGATCGTGGAAAACGAACGGATAACCGGCGTGGTGACCGGGATGGGTTTGAGTTTTGCGGCCCAGGCGGTGGTGCTGACGGTCGGCACTTTCCTCGGCGGCCTGATCCACGTGGGCGAGAGGCAGCATCGGGGGGGCAGGGCCGGCGATCCGTCCGCCTGCCGGTTGGCCGCGCGGTTGCGGGAGCTGCCGTTCCGGGTCGGACGCCTGAAGACCGGTACGCCGCCGCGGCTCGATGGCCGCAGCATCGATTATCGCGAGCTGGCGGAGCAGCCTGGCGACGATCCGGCGCCGGTGTTTTCGTTCCTGGGCCGGCGGGAAGAACACCCGCGGCAGGTAAGTTGTCACATAACCGGCACCAACGAGCAAACCCACGACATCATTCGCCAGGCCTTGCATCGTTCGCCGATGTACACCGGCGCAATCGACGGGGTAGGTCCCCGTTATTGTCCTTCCATCGAGGACAAGATCGTCCGTTTTGCCGACAAGGCTTCGCACCAGATTTTTATCGAGCCGGAAGGCCTGAACACGCACGAGGTTTACCCGAATGGTATCTCGACCAGCCTGCCGTTCGATGTGCAACTGTCGTTTCTTCGCAGCATTCGTGGTTTTGAGAATGTGCACGTCACGCGACCCGGTTATGCCATCGAGTACGATTATTTTGACCCGCGCGACCTGCGCAGCAGTCTAGAGACAAAATTCATAGCCGGCCTGTTTTTCGCCGGCCAGATCAATGGCACGACCGGCTACGAAGAAGCCGCGGCCCAGGGCATCCTCGCCGGCATCAATGCGGTGCTGAAAATACGCGGTGAGCCGGCTTGGTGTCCGCAGCGGCACGAAGCCTATATCGGGGTCCTGGTGGACGACCTGATCAGCCGCGGAACCAGCGAGCCATACCGCATGTTTACCAGCCGCGCCGAACACCGGTTGTTGTTGCGCGAGGACAATGCCGATCTTCGTCTGACACCGGCGGGGCGCAGGCTCGGTGTGGTCGATGATCGGCGCTGGCAGGTTTTTGAGAGAAAAAGCCAGGCCATAGAAACCGAGCAGGCACGCCTGGCGAAAATAGTCATTCAGCCCGGCGATATCCCGCCCGGTCTTGCCGAGGAGATTGGCGGAGTCCCCGGCCGCGACATCAAGGCGCTGGATCTGCTGCGCCGGCCCCAGGTTGCTTATCATCACCTGGCACGGATTGAGGTGGTCGGCGAGCCTGGGCATGAAGACCCGTGGTTGTGGAGCCAGGTTCGGGACCAGGTAGCGATCCAGGCCAGCTATTCGGGCTACATCGAGCGCCAGGAGGCGGAAATAAGGCGATTGAAGCGGAAGGCGAATGCCGTTTTGCCCGGCGATCTGGATTACCGGACAGTCAGCGGTTTGTCTGCGGAAGTCACCCAAAAGCTGACCGCGGCCAGACCGCCTACGATCGGGCAGGCGGCGAGGATTTCCGGGGTCACCCCAGCGGCCCTGTCATTGTTGCTGGTTCATCTGAAGAAGCGCGAATACCAGCGCTCGGCTTAA
- a CDS encoding alpha/beta fold hydrolase, protein MNRLVGGLLASLLFIAPVSSTFAESDLPADAPPISSIDELQDCNLYAASGLRRVAARCGWFEVAENRDDADSRKIRLHIALVPAVDETARGSPLALLAGGPGQSAQDVYTSVTPALARVRNKHPILLVDQRGTGRSNRLSCEQQEELEDQEWSVELMRRVVSECLETLASDTRFYTTTVAVRDLDEVRQMLGFEQLNLLGGSYGTRVALHYLRRYPRATRAVIIDGVVPADLTLGPGIAIDAQNALDMAFARCAADDACHEAFPDPAADVKLLLEQLAANPVSLILPDPLTGEMLDKRLDKNQFMGALRMLTYSPETVALIPLLLREAATGNPAPLLAQSLMIASDIGEMMAMGMHNAVVCTEDVPFFKDPDSYKPELKETFMGTIMLDGMIAICDVWPAGIIDDDFKTPVVSDVPVLLLSGEADPVTPPVYAEQAEATLSNSHHVVLSGQGHGQISTGCIPKLLGEFIADPDPLALDDSCKKNTKPTGFFLDFNGPSP, encoded by the coding sequence GTGAACCGGCTGGTGGGCGGCCTGCTGGCAAGCCTTCTTTTCATTGCGCCGGTTTCTTCGACGTTCGCCGAAAGCGACCTGCCGGCCGATGCGCCGCCGATCTCATCGATCGATGAACTACAGGATTGCAATCTCTACGCGGCATCGGGCCTGCGGCGCGTCGCGGCGCGCTGCGGCTGGTTCGAGGTAGCCGAGAACCGCGATGACGCAGACAGCAGAAAAATTCGTCTGCACATTGCACTGGTACCTGCGGTTGATGAAACAGCCCGTGGCTCGCCGCTGGCTTTGCTGGCCGGTGGCCCGGGCCAGTCGGCACAAGACGTTTACACCAGCGTCACGCCGGCGCTTGCGCGCGTGCGCAACAAGCACCCGATCTTGCTGGTCGATCAGCGCGGCACCGGCAGGTCCAACCGGCTGAGCTGTGAGCAACAGGAAGAACTCGAGGACCAAGAGTGGAGCGTGGAGTTGATGCGCAGGGTTGTCAGCGAGTGTCTGGAAACCCTGGCTAGCGATACTCGTTTCTACACGACCACCGTCGCTGTTCGCGATCTGGACGAGGTGAGGCAGATGCTCGGTTTCGAACAACTGAACCTGCTGGGCGGTTCGTATGGTACGCGGGTAGCGCTGCATTATCTTCGTCGCTATCCGCGGGCGACGCGGGCCGTCATTATCGATGGCGTGGTGCCGGCCGATCTGACGCTGGGCCCCGGCATCGCGATCGATGCGCAAAACGCTCTCGATATGGCGTTTGCCCGTTGTGCGGCGGACGATGCCTGCCACGAGGCTTTTCCCGATCCGGCGGCCGATGTCAAATTGCTGCTGGAGCAACTGGCGGCGAATCCTGTTTCTTTGATTTTGCCGGATCCGCTGACCGGCGAGATGCTCGATAAGCGCCTCGATAAGAATCAGTTTATGGGTGCACTGCGGATGCTCACCTACTCCCCGGAAACGGTTGCCCTCATACCTTTGCTGCTCAGGGAAGCAGCCACCGGAAATCCTGCTCCCTTGCTGGCGCAATCGCTGATGATCGCCAGCGACATAGGCGAAATGATGGCGATGGGTATGCACAATGCGGTGGTCTGCACGGAGGACGTGCCGTTTTTTAAGGATCCGGACAGCTATAAGCCGGAACTCAAAGAGACTTTCATGGGCACGATAATGCTCGATGGCATGATCGCCATTTGCGATGTCTGGCCCGCCGGCATAATCGATGACGATTTCAAGACTCCGGTGGTCAGCGATGTACCTGTCCTGCTGTTGTCGGGCGAAGCGGACCCGGTGACTCCGCCGGTCTATGCCGAGCAGGCCGAGGCAACGCTGAGCAATTCACATCACGTGGTGCTGAGTGGGCAAGGCCACGGCCAGATCAGTACCGGTTGCATACCGAAGTTATTGGGCGAGTTTATCGCCGATCCCGATCCGCTGGCGCTGGACGATTCCTGTAAGAAAAACACCAAACCGACTGGCTTTTTCCTCGATTTCAACGGGCCATCGCCATGA
- a CDS encoding ATP-binding cassette domain-containing protein, with protein sequence MIRAQGLSKSFGNIQAVDNISFTAEDGKITALLGPNGAGKSTTLRMLYTVLKPDAGQALIDGADNQDDLLAARRKVGVLPHSAGLYPHLTALENIRYYGRLSGLQKTELEQSVSELTAVLDLGPIADRHAKGFSQGERTRVALARALVHRPKNLLLDEPTNGLDVMATRSLRKLLLQLKDQGHCILLSSHIMQEIAALADQIVIIAHGRVVADGTPEQILARTGADDLESAFVDLVGAGDPG encoded by the coding sequence ATGATACGCGCACAAGGACTGAGCAAATCTTTTGGCAATATTCAGGCTGTGGACAACATATCCTTCACCGCCGAAGACGGCAAAATCACGGCGCTGCTTGGACCCAACGGCGCGGGCAAATCAACCACCCTGCGCATGCTTTACACGGTCCTGAAACCCGATGCCGGCCAGGCGCTGATCGATGGCGCCGACAACCAGGACGATTTGCTGGCGGCCCGCCGCAAGGTCGGCGTTTTGCCGCATAGCGCCGGGCTGTACCCGCACCTGACTGCGTTGGAAAACATCCGCTACTACGGCCGTCTTAGCGGTTTGCAAAAGACCGAGCTTGAACAGAGCGTGTCCGAATTGACCGCTGTTCTGGACCTGGGGCCGATCGCGGATCGGCACGCCAAGGGTTTTTCCCAGGGCGAACGAACTAGAGTCGCACTGGCGCGCGCACTGGTACACCGGCCAAAAAACCTGCTGCTCGATGAGCCGACCAATGGCCTGGATGTAATGGCGACACGATCCTTACGCAAATTGCTGCTGCAGCTGAAAGACCAGGGGCATTGCATCTTGCTGTCCAGCCATATCATGCAGGAGATCGCCGCACTGGCCGACCAGATTGTCATTATTGCGCATGGCCGGGTCGTCGCCGATGGAACCCCGGAGCAGATTCTTGCCAGAACCGGCGCCGATGACCTGGAGTCTGCATTTGTCGATCTCGTAGGGGCAGGGGACCCGGGATGA
- a CDS encoding ABC transporter permease, producing MKLLTIVWAKEVLDNLRDRRTLLSSLIFGPLFGPILFVFMMNFMLDEATSDVDELLELPVSGQEHAPELIRWLGGNGVNVVPGPVDAREAVSRGDMSVVLIIPDSIGEQMRAGQPAPLQLVVNNAKSRDRGDVRKARNLLRAYRNQLAASRLRARGINPLVLYPVVIDEVDVSTAVGRALVVLGMLTYFILFSMLMGGMYLAIDTTAGERERGSLEPLLTLPVPTGQLILGKVAATCTFMLVALAVTVTAFSISLNFLDLQALDMQANFGPVIALSVFAVMLPFTLFGAGMMTLVASFTRSYKEAQTYLTIVLLVPTLPIIFAAIFSLDPTFELMAVPSLSQHLLITAIMKGEALQTEWILVSAASTLLAGALFIWLASFFYRRESILG from the coding sequence ATGAAACTGCTGACGATCGTATGGGCCAAAGAGGTACTGGACAATCTGCGTGACCGGCGCACGCTGCTTTCCTCGCTGATATTCGGCCCGTTGTTTGGCCCGATACTTTTCGTATTCATGATGAATTTCATGCTTGACGAAGCGACCTCCGATGTGGATGAGCTGCTTGAATTGCCGGTCAGTGGTCAGGAACACGCGCCCGAATTGATACGCTGGCTCGGTGGCAACGGCGTCAATGTCGTGCCCGGTCCGGTAGACGCTCGCGAGGCGGTCAGCCGAGGCGATATGAGCGTCGTGCTGATCATCCCGGATTCGATCGGCGAACAGATGCGCGCAGGACAGCCTGCGCCGTTGCAACTGGTTGTCAACAATGCCAAAAGCCGCGACCGCGGCGATGTGCGCAAAGCAAGAAATTTGCTCCGTGCATACCGAAACCAGCTCGCGGCATCGCGTTTGCGAGCCCGCGGAATCAATCCGCTAGTACTGTACCCCGTGGTAATCGATGAGGTCGATGTTTCCACGGCGGTAGGACGAGCGCTGGTTGTACTCGGCATGTTGACCTACTTCATATTGTTTTCGATGTTGATGGGCGGCATGTACCTGGCGATTGACACGACCGCCGGTGAACGGGAGCGTGGCTCACTGGAGCCACTGCTGACGCTGCCGGTACCCACCGGCCAGCTGATTCTGGGCAAAGTCGCGGCAACCTGCACATTCATGCTGGTGGCATTGGCCGTCACCGTCACCGCGTTTTCCATCAGCCTCAATTTCCTCGACCTTCAGGCGCTCGACATGCAAGCCAACTTCGGTCCGGTTATCGCTTTGTCGGTGTTCGCGGTGATGCTGCCATTTACCTTGTTTGGCGCTGGCATGATGACGCTGGTCGCTTCGTTCACCCGAAGTTACAAGGAAGCCCAGACCTACCTGACGATCGTGTTACTGGTACCGACCTTGCCCATCATTTTTGCGGCGATTTTCTCGCTTGACCCCACCTTTGAGTTGATGGCCGTTCCCAGTCTCAGCCAGCACTTGCTGATCACCGCCATTATGAAAGGCGAAGCATTGCAGACGGAGTGGATATTGGTCTCAGCGGCAAGCACCTTGCTGGCCGGCGCACTTTTCATCTGGCTTGCCAGTTTCTTTTATCGCCGGGAGAGCATCCTCGGCTGA
- a CDS encoding diguanylate cyclase, which yields MDFSLVPQKDQKQALRLRRFRMALISYVLWVSLGLGGYFSGTLTLDQNLLLYLLGGIAVSNLLIFAVLRSGLNKRFSDPSLTLFQCLVAMCWILAFMYISPPARDVMLMIYVMTMLFGMLALSRGELMFLAVFALGGYGALLFYDNVLQASQDILAREALRYSVLTVMILWSAYFGNYVGSLKQKLRRHNQNLKRAIETATHQAERDELTRTYNRRFIMGSLDEEKIRADQENRIFSICIFDLDHFKRVNDNFGHIAGDQVLAEFTMRAGGILRSMDQVRRRGHPMGRYGGEEFIVLLPGTGLPGAINCAERIRELTEKRTFVNDIKVTVSVGVAQYRADEEIKETIRRADEALYQAKALGRNQVCAEPRFDGPQGLDTHSETVLTGRQKRLST from the coding sequence GTGGATTTTTCACTGGTACCACAAAAAGATCAAAAACAGGCCTTGCGCCTCCGCCGATTCCGCATGGCGCTGATCTCGTATGTCCTGTGGGTCTCCCTTGGTCTCGGCGGGTACTTCAGCGGAACGCTGACGCTCGACCAGAATCTCCTGTTGTACCTGCTCGGTGGCATTGCGGTTTCCAATCTGTTGATTTTTGCCGTTTTGCGCTCCGGCCTCAACAAGCGTTTCAGCGATCCATCGTTAACACTTTTTCAATGCCTGGTTGCGATGTGCTGGATCCTGGCATTTATGTATATCTCACCGCCAGCCAGAGACGTAATGCTGATGATCTACGTCATGACCATGCTTTTCGGGATGTTGGCTTTGAGCCGCGGGGAACTCATGTTCCTCGCAGTCTTCGCGCTCGGCGGCTACGGCGCCTTACTGTTTTACGATAATGTCCTTCAAGCCAGCCAGGACATACTGGCTCGCGAAGCACTGCGATATTCTGTTTTGACCGTGATGATCTTGTGGAGCGCCTATTTTGGCAACTACGTCGGCAGCCTCAAGCAAAAGCTGCGCCGGCACAATCAGAACCTCAAGCGGGCCATCGAAACCGCCACCCATCAGGCGGAGCGCGACGAACTGACGCGGACCTATAATCGCCGTTTCATCATGGGCAGCCTGGACGAGGAAAAAATTCGTGCCGATCAAGAAAACCGAATTTTTTCGATCTGTATTTTCGACCTCGATCATTTCAAACGGGTCAACGACAACTTCGGCCACATCGCTGGTGATCAGGTGCTTGCTGAGTTCACGATGCGGGCCGGCGGCATCCTGCGATCGATGGATCAGGTCCGCAGGCGTGGGCATCCAATGGGCCGTTATGGTGGCGAGGAATTTATCGTGCTGCTTCCCGGCACCGGGCTGCCGGGAGCGATAAATTGTGCCGAGCGAATTCGCGAACTGACCGAGAAGCGGACATTTGTCAACGATATCAAGGTAACCGTGTCTGTCGGCGTCGCCCAGTACCGGGCCGACGAGGAAATCAAGGAAACCATTCGCCGGGCCGACGAAGCCCTGTATCAGGCCAAAGCCCTTGGCCGCAACCAAGTTTGCGCGGAACCGCGGTTCGACGGGCCGCAGGGCCTGGATACACATTCCGAGACCGTACTCACCGGCCGGCAAAAGCGCCTATCGACCTGA
- a CDS encoding choice-of-anchor B family protein → MKNLMNATVFCLLCLVSGPKAHSEQSLSEASSGNPAISAADCVAGSAGGLPCNNVNLLSHIALNEFSSNPQRANDIWGFYDLHTEREYALIGLQNGIAVVDVSNPSSPVEIDTIPGASSTWRDIKIYQFFDETSQRFRAYAYVTTDVSNIGLRLIDLSGLPHAVSGSVAVSPELRAHNVYITNLDYTTNSVVDGVPPVLYTAGSDLSGGRIRAYSLDVPTILTLAAAAPIGGASHDLSSVTIRDARINQCPGAINYCVVLIDANEDSFQIWDATNPANPFRLSLTLYAGLGYVHSAWFTRDGKYAFVQDELDELDFGGNTRLRIFDMSNLAQPVLAGTWTGTEAAIDHNGFVRGNRYYLANYTRGLTILDISNPVQPVESGFLDTFPANNLTAFDGAWGVYPYLPSGNLLLSDINSGLFVLQDQTLDIPQGTFKIAATSGASEGSTLQLAVRRSGGASGVVSVAWDTQPGSANTLDYVSGAGVLSWADGESADKIISISLTVDGLSEDPERFFVRLYQPAGGATITPPDVASVFISDAGAPSSIGFVAAAQQVDERDTLAIVMVNRRGSAEGALSVQYQTIDNSATSGTDYTAVSGQLDWAGGDATARSIEIPLLADNESEGDEDFQVILSAPSGGFLTVDIATVRIQNIPNSAPTANAGFSQTIQEGVNVVLNGSNSADPDGDTITYAWVQTVGPAVTLSNPDSAISNFLAPQVNASVTFNFELTVTDIFGLSSSAITAVTVTNTVSSGGGGGGSSGAPMLLFLLSVTLVIRWQKRQAADI, encoded by the coding sequence ATGAAGAACCTGATGAACGCGACGGTTTTTTGCCTGCTTTGCCTGGTGAGCGGACCGAAAGCCCACAGCGAACAAAGCCTGAGCGAAGCGTCATCAGGCAACCCGGCGATCTCGGCCGCTGATTGCGTTGCTGGCTCCGCAGGCGGGCTACCTTGCAACAACGTGAACCTTTTGTCGCATATTGCGCTGAACGAATTCAGTAGCAACCCGCAGCGCGCCAACGACATCTGGGGTTTTTACGATCTGCACACTGAACGCGAGTACGCATTGATCGGTTTGCAGAATGGCATTGCTGTCGTCGATGTCAGCAACCCCTCGTCGCCAGTCGAAATCGACACCATACCTGGCGCCAGTTCGACCTGGCGGGATATCAAGATCTACCAGTTTTTCGATGAAACCAGCCAACGCTTTCGCGCGTATGCCTATGTAACGACCGATGTTTCAAATATAGGCTTGCGGCTCATCGATCTGTCCGGCCTGCCGCACGCGGTCAGCGGCTCGGTCGCAGTGTCGCCAGAGCTGCGCGCGCACAATGTCTATATTACGAATCTGGACTACACGACCAACTCGGTAGTCGATGGCGTACCGCCTGTCCTGTACACCGCCGGCTCAGACCTGAGCGGCGGTAGAATCCGCGCTTACTCGCTCGACGTGCCGACCATACTGACGCTGGCCGCCGCCGCTCCCATAGGCGGTGCTTCGCATGACCTGAGCTCGGTAACCATTCGCGATGCGCGAATTAATCAGTGCCCTGGCGCAATCAATTATTGTGTCGTATTGATCGATGCGAACGAGGACAGTTTTCAAATCTGGGACGCAACAAATCCGGCGAATCCCTTTCGTCTCAGTTTGACCCTTTATGCCGGATTGGGTTACGTACACTCCGCGTGGTTCACCCGCGATGGCAAGTACGCCTTCGTCCAGGACGAACTCGACGAACTCGATTTTGGCGGCAACACCCGGTTGCGCATATTTGACATGAGCAACCTCGCGCAACCCGTCCTGGCGGGAACCTGGACCGGCACGGAAGCGGCAATCGACCACAACGGTTTTGTGCGCGGCAATCGCTACTACCTGGCAAATTACACGCGTGGCCTGACGATTCTGGACATCAGCAACCCGGTTCAACCGGTTGAAAGCGGTTTTCTCGATACTTTTCCGGCCAACAATCTCACGGCCTTCGACGGCGCCTGGGGAGTTTATCCGTACCTGCCCAGCGGCAACCTTTTGCTCAGCGATATCAACAGCGGATTGTTTGTCCTGCAAGATCAAACTCTCGATATACCACAAGGAACTTTCAAGATCGCGGCGACCAGCGGCGCCAGTGAAGGAAGCACACTGCAGCTGGCAGTCAGGCGAAGCGGCGGCGCCAGCGGGGTTGTCAGCGTCGCCTGGGACACGCAACCCGGTTCCGCCAACACACTGGACTATGTTTCCGGCGCCGGCGTTTTGAGTTGGGCCGATGGCGAAAGCGCCGACAAGATAATTTCCATCAGCCTGACCGTCGACGGGCTCAGTGAAGACCCCGAACGATTCTTCGTGCGCCTGTATCAGCCGGCAGGGGGCGCGACGATTACACCGCCCGATGTCGCTAGTGTCTTTATCAGCGATGCCGGCGCACCCAGCTCGATCGGCTTCGTTGCTGCTGCTCAACAAGTCGACGAGCGCGATACCCTCGCGATTGTCATGGTAAATCGCCGCGGCAGCGCGGAAGGCGCATTGAGCGTCCAATACCAGACCATAGACAATTCGGCGACCAGCGGGACTGACTACACGGCGGTAAGCGGGCAACTTGACTGGGCGGGCGGCGATGCGACCGCCAGGTCGATCGAGATTCCGCTGCTTGCGGATAATGAATCGGAAGGCGACGAAGATTTTCAGGTAATTCTTTCTGCCCCGAGCGGCGGCTTTCTGACAGTCGATATCGCCACTGTTAGGATCCAGAATATTCCCAACAGCGCGCCGACTGCAAACGCCGGATTCAGTCAAACCATTCAGGAAGGAGTGAACGTAGTCCTCAATGGATCGAATTCGGCAGATCCGGATGGAGACACCATCACCTATGCTTGGGTGCAGACGGTCGGCCCTGCAGTAACCCTGAGCAATCCGGATTCGGCAATCAGCAATTTTCTCGCGCCCCAGGTCAACGCCAGCGTGACATTCAATTTTGAGTTAACGGTAACCGACATTTTTGGCTTGTCCTCGTCGGCCATTACCGCGGTCACCGTAACGAATACAGTGTCGAGCGGTGGCGGTGGCGGCGGATCATCAGGCGCCCCGATGCTGCTCTTTTTGTTGTCAGTGACGCTCGTGATTCGTTGGCAAAAGAGGCAGGCGGCAGACATTTAG